CAACAAACAGGAGGTATATATGGAATCTAAAAACAACAAATTAGGCTTAATTGGACTTGTTGCAATTGTTGTCAGTTCAATGATTGGTGGTGGTATATTTAATCTCCCTTCCAATATGAGTATTGATGCTGGATTCATAGCTGTCATCCTCTCTTGGGTTATAACAGCTATTGGAATTTACTTTCTTGCAAATACATTCAGTATCCTAGCTGATAACAATCCTGAATTAGAATCAGGTATATATGCTTATGCTAAAACAGGATTTGGAAAATTCGTTGGTTGTGAAATAGCATGGGGATATTGGTTAAGTTCAATCTTTGGAAATGTGGCCTTTGCTGTATTGCTAATGCAAACAATTGGATACTTTTATCCAATATTTAACGGTGAAAACATTCAATCTTTTATAGGTGGATCTGTCTTTATCTGGTTGATGTATTTTATTGCTATTTGCGGTGTTTCAAAAGCTACATTCTTAAATAACATTGCTACCTTTGCTAAACTTTTAGTTTTAGCTGTCATTCTATTTTTCTTTGTAAAAGGTTTCAATTCAGATATTGCTACCTATGATATGATGGGAAAAATTGAGCATTTAGGTAGTATGACACAACAAATTAAGAGTACTATGCTTATTACTCTTTGGTCTTTCATAGGTTTGGAAGGAGCTGTAGTTTTATCTGGAAGAGCTAGAAATCCAAAAGATGTAGGAAAAGCTACAATCTTAGGAATTGCCGTTTGTATAGTTATTTTCTCTGCACTTTCAATACTATCATTCGGAGTTTTTCATCAAGCTCAATTATCAAAATTACCTAACCCTTCAACTGCTTATGTCCTTGAAAAAATAGTAGGACATTGGGGAGCTACTTTTGTAAATATTGGTATTATAATAGCTCTACTTGGGTGTTGGTTATCTTGGACAGTTATAACTGCTGAAGTTCCTTATATTGCTGCAAAAGATGGAGTTTTCCCTAATTTTCTTGTAAAAGTTGATAAAAATGAAACTCCTACATCTTCACTTCTTATGTCTACAATAGCTATGCAATTAGCTATGCTTGTTGTTCTATTCAATAAGAATGCTTGGCTTTTCCTTGTAGATATAACAGGATTGATGATTATTCCTCCATACATTGTAAGTACATTTTTCTTAATTAAAGAGGTAACTTGTGGTAAGTTAACTCATCTTGAACCTAAAAAGAAAAGATTTGCTTTTATGTCTGGTTTAATTGCTGCCATATTCACTCTTTGGCTTTTATTCTCTTCACAATTATCTTTACTTCTAGTATCTACTACAATATTTGCCTTAGGAATTATTGTATATGTAGTTTCACAAAAACAGATTAGAAGCAATGATATGTTCACTTGTAAAGATAAGGTTATAGCTTTTCTCTTAAGTGGAATTGGTATAATCTCAATTATTTTACTTTTATTAGGTAAGTTAAATCTTAATTCATAAATTTATTTTTAATATATAGGAGATGATTTTATATGAAAAGTTTAGATGGTGAAATATTTCAAGTTTTATTTGTTCACGATTTTAAAAAGAACGAAGAAAACAGTATCAAAGGTGCTTTACACTCTTTAAAAGAGGAGATCTTAAAAAGAGGAATACAGATTGTAAATGCCAACTCTATTGAGGATGCTAATGATATTATAAAGCTCAATAAAGACATTGATTGTATGCTTATTGACTGGGATTCTAAACATGGTATAAAAGGTCAAGAGGATAAACTTGAACATCTAATTATACAATTACATAAAAGACAAGAGAATGTTCCTGTTTTTCTACTTGCTGAAAATGAAAGAGCTCTTGACTCTTTAAAATCTGAAACTTTTACTTTAATTGATGAATACGTATGGCTTCTTGAGGATTCATCAGCTTTCATTATGGAGCGTATCTCTGCTGCTATTGAAAGATATAGAAAACAACTACTTCCTCCTCTTGCAGCAGCTATTATGAAATATGAGAAGAAAGCTGAATACTCTTGGGCTGCACCTGGACACCAAGGTGGTGTTGGTTTTACTAAAACTGCTGTAGGTAAGAAGTTCTATGATTTCTATGGAGAAAACCTATTTAGAACAGATATGGGTATAGAGAGAGCTGAATTGGGATCTCTACTTGACCATACTGGATATTTTGGTGAATCTGAACAATATGCTGCAAAAGTTTTTGGTTCAGATAGAACTTATTCTGTTTTAGGTGGAACATCTGGTTCTAATAGAACAATTATGCAGGCATGTATAAAAGATAACGATATTGTTTTAGCTGATAGAAACTGTCATAAATCTATAGAACAAGGTTTAATCTTAGGTGGGGGGCTTCCTATATATATGATTCCTACAAGAAATAGATATGGAATTATTGGTCCTATCCTCCCTGAACAAATGGAAAAAGAGACAATATTGAAAAAGATACAAAACAATCCTGTTATTCAAGAGAAAAACAGAGAAAATGAAAAACCAGTATATTCAGTAGTTACTAACTGTACATATGATGGTGTTACTTATAATGCTAAAAAAGTAGAAAAGCTTTTAGAATCTTCATCTGATATTATTCACTTTGATGAAGCTTGGTATGGATATGCTAGATTTAATAAGATCTATGAAGATCATTTCGCTATGAGAGGTGAGCCTGAAAAATATAATCAAGGACCAACTATTTTTGCTACACACTCTACACATAAACTTTTAAATGCTCTTTCTCAAGGATCATTTATTCATGTAAGATATGG
The nucleotide sequence above comes from Fusobacterium sp. SYSU M8D902. Encoded proteins:
- the adiA gene encoding arginine decarboxylase, coding for MKSLDGEIFQVLFVHDFKKNEENSIKGALHSLKEEILKRGIQIVNANSIEDANDIIKLNKDIDCMLIDWDSKHGIKGQEDKLEHLIIQLHKRQENVPVFLLAENERALDSLKSETFTLIDEYVWLLEDSSAFIMERISAAIERYRKQLLPPLAAAIMKYEKKAEYSWAAPGHQGGVGFTKTAVGKKFYDFYGENLFRTDMGIERAELGSLLDHTGYFGESEQYAAKVFGSDRTYSVLGGTSGSNRTIMQACIKDNDIVLADRNCHKSIEQGLILGGGLPIYMIPTRNRYGIIGPILPEQMEKETILKKIQNNPVIQEKNRENEKPVYSVVTNCTYDGVTYNAKKVEKLLESSSDIIHFDEAWYGYARFNKIYEDHFAMRGEPEKYNQGPTIFATHSTHKLLNALSQGSFIHVRYGKKSMDENRFNQAYMMHATTSPLYAIAVSNDIAAAMMDGESGISLMEEVVEEAVEFRKVIGKLYAEYTKENDWFFKPWNAESYKEKHSGKVVPFYEADTKTLANDQDFWIMHPEDSWHGFKNLPENWCMLDPIKVSILTPGMGEDGELLDKGVPAALVSAFLNKYGIVPTRTTDFQLMFLFSMGVTKGKWGTLVSVLSEFKRLYDRNAPISKVLPDLVDSHKEIYEDMGIKDLGDKMFEYLREHNLGEVLNKAYSSLPKIEITPREAYNSIVSNDVELVPADKLVNRIAANSVIPYPPGIPMLMSGENFGDENSPQIKYLEALSLWDKAFPGFEHDTEGTEVIDGIYHVLCVKEK
- a CDS encoding basic amino acid/polyamine antiporter — protein: MESKNNKLGLIGLVAIVVSSMIGGGIFNLPSNMSIDAGFIAVILSWVITAIGIYFLANTFSILADNNPELESGIYAYAKTGFGKFVGCEIAWGYWLSSIFGNVAFAVLLMQTIGYFYPIFNGENIQSFIGGSVFIWLMYFIAICGVSKATFLNNIATFAKLLVLAVILFFFVKGFNSDIATYDMMGKIEHLGSMTQQIKSTMLITLWSFIGLEGAVVLSGRARNPKDVGKATILGIAVCIVIFSALSILSFGVFHQAQLSKLPNPSTAYVLEKIVGHWGATFVNIGIIIALLGCWLSWTVITAEVPYIAAKDGVFPNFLVKVDKNETPTSSLLMSTIAMQLAMLVVLFNKNAWLFLVDITGLMIIPPYIVSTFFLIKEVTCGKLTHLEPKKKRFAFMSGLIAAIFTLWLLFSSQLSLLLVSTTIFALGIIVYVVSQKQIRSNDMFTCKDKVIAFLLSGIGIISIILLLLGKLNLNS